The Muntiacus reevesi chromosome 15, mMunRee1.1, whole genome shotgun sequence region GAGCTGGGCACGCTCACGGATGCCGTCTGTTTCCCTCCCATGAGCCTTCCCAACGTAAGCACTCCTAAtgtgacagatgaggaaagtgaggttcagagaggtggagtgacttgcccaaggtcacacagcttagtGGTAGCAGAGAGTGTCTAACACCCAAACCCAGCCTCTGTCCAGAGCGTTACAGGGGCAGGCGCCAGGACCCAAAGGGCAGCCACTGTGTGCTAACAGTGGGGTCAGGCTACCTGTCCCTCCGGCTGTAGCCAAGCATGTGCTGACCCCTGGAATCTGTTGCATGAACCTCTAACTCATTGCAGAAGGCAGCCCAGGTAGCAGAAACCCAAACTGTGGACTAGTGAAGAGCAAGTCATTTATTTCCACATGAGTGAGACCAAATATCAATAAGCATCTTTCCTTCACTCATTCCCTCGGTGAATATTGCTGGCACCCCCACCGTATGCCACACTCTGTCCTAGCACTTGGGTCAGACCAGTGAGCAAAACTGGAGCTGATGTTCTAGCAGAGTGACAGTCTGTCCAAGGAGAGAAAGAACAGTTCAGAGTGCAACTCCTACCTTGGAATCTGAGCTTGCAACTTCTCTGGGCAAGTTTTTTTATGGGatagtattgtgtgtgtgtgtgtgagagagagagagagagagagagagaatgaagtgACATGAGAATTCTCTGTCTTATCTGGAACATCAGGTTCCTCTCTCATCCTGGTGTTGATGCCTTATTATGGTGTTAATTTGGGCACGTCCCTGAACCTTCTGAGcccagcagcagagctgggatttgggCCCGAGGCCAACGGGGCTCAGGCCCGTGCTGGGACCTGTcctgcccagcccagggctccCGGCCCTGTCTCACTGCTCTAGACTGGTGTATAGTCCACTCAGTTCCACCAGGTACCTGGAGACCCATTCAGGAAAGCCTGCTAGAGGAAGCCTGCATGGTCTAGGGCATCTCATTCAGGACCCTGAGGGCCACATCACTCCCCAGATGATCCGAGGAACAGCCAGACATCACCCCAACCTGCAGCTGTCCCAGAATGATCCAAGGGTGCTGGGGCTCCCTGTTTACTGGAGAGACAGCAGCTTCAGTTCCATGATTAGAGAGGAAGTGTGAATCTAGATTCCTGGGTCAAGGACGTGTCTCTTCTCACCCTTGCTCCTGGGATGCATTGTCCTTGCCATCTACCGTGTGATATCTCGGTGGGTTACATTGCAAAAACATGCAGTTATAAAGCTGgcagtgaagtgagtgaagtcgctcagtcgtgtccgactctttatgaccccattaaCTGGGGCctcccaggttcctccatccatgggattttccaggcaagagtactggagtcggttgccatttcctcctccaagggattttcctcacccagggatcaaacccaggtctcctgcattgctaacAGACACTtaaccacctgagctaccagggaagctagcaggctcctctggaaATCTCCTAGTGCAGGATTGCACTCTGGAGGCTGTGGGCAGGGTTTAGCCTCCAGATGGGTCTTACCTGGCCACAGAGGGATGACTCCAGTTCCTCGTGTCCACTATTCCCCACCTTGTCACCCTGGAAGCTGCCTTCCCGGGTTCGAGAAGGCCCTGGAGTTTGTTGCCTCTGGTCTGGCCCAACTCTTCATTTGCAGAGAGTGGGGATCGGACTGAAGTGGTGGTGCAGGGCAATAGATACCCGGAGAGGGGGATGGTTATACTTAAACTCACAAGGCCACCGAGAGGCAGAATGAAGGCTAGGCCCACTGAGGGGTTCCCCTGAGCTGCAGAGAAAAGCTTGTTTCAGGCATACCTCAACATGTAACACAAACTGGGAGGGGTGAGCTCTCCTGGGGCCCCAGCAAGGATGGAGGGTTCTCCTGGGGGGAGGTGAGCCAACTCGCAGTGAGGTTTCTCTGTTTTGAGATTTCACGCTGTACCCACGGGTCTGTTCATTAATGATTACCTAATAGGGGAGGTGGTAGGTGGGGGCAAGGAGGCTTCTCTGATCTTTCTGGGCTTGATAAACCCAAGCCACATCCCTGGGTTACCTCTAGAGCTGAGACAGCTGTGTGGCGGCCACTCCAGGCTTGACTGTGGTGTGGGTAACCTTACAAGGGCCACAATGGAGACGATAAAGAGAGGATGAGCAATCGTCCTCGATTGTCCAGGACTGAAACTTTTGGTCTGGGACAAAACTAGGGCAGTCCTGGGTGAACTGGGACCACGGATCACCCTCATCAGAGGTGACAAAGGCTAGAGGGTCCCTTACGTGTGATTGCACCCACCTCCTTGTGGCCCTGGGGTGCCGAACTTGTGCTCAGACCCAGAACAGCCTTCTCCAGACCACACACAGCTGGGGACCCAGGTCTTCTGGCTCCAGGTGCTTTTGAAACGCTCCTGCCAGAGGGGAATTCTGTGTAATCTCACCATGAAGCTGGAGAGAGTGtgtgagaggaagggaggggtgtTCCTTGTCATGAGCACGCCCCAGTGAGCACAGCAAACTGAATAGATGAGACAGTGACTGCATGGTCCCCACAGCCAaagatatttactatctggctctttAAAGGGAAAAGTTTCCTGACCTCTGGTCTCAGAAAAAGATGACAGAATTTGAATAAGGGTCATAGCAGTAGAGGGGCTGAGAGACTGAATGGGGTGGGAGTGGTTGGAAGGCCAGACTGATAGTAAAGGATGACAACTGGGGTTGGAGGCTGATATCTAAATAATGGTAGGGACATGTGATGGAGCAGAGAAGATTTGGCGGAGAAAATCTAGCATCCTGTTTGGGGCAGGTTAAGTTCATTAGGAAAAGGGACCAATTTTATTCCTGAGACTTTGGACAAATCATGTTCTGAGCATCAGTGATTTCATCTGTACAGTGATGATAAGAATACCAGTTCTATTTACCTCTACGTGGATCAGGGTCAAACAAAATAGCATAAAAGCgactttgtaaactgtaaagaaTACCACAGATGTCTGTGGAGTCAGTGTTAGCATAGCCCTTGATTAGTGGCTTTGATGCGATGGGTCACTGGGCTAGGGAAATAAACTCACATGGTGCATTCCAGGCTGAGTCCAGAGCCCTGTGTTCTAGCTAAGATATTAACTAGTTTGATGACTTGGTTGAGACACTTTGGGTCAAGGTCAGGTGCGTTCAGAGTGGTATGGGTGCAGACAAGACACTTTGGGGGTCTCTGTTACCCCGTCTCTGCAGTGAGAATGGAGTCTAGTACCATGCAGAGCTCGCAGAGACGGGAAAGGAAATGAGCTGGTGGACAAGGAACCCCGTGCTTTGTAAATCTGAAGTCTGGCTGTAGGATACCAGGGCATCTCACACGTGGAGGTGCTGGGTGTTTGCCCCTCCCCCTCAAGCTCATCTGCCGGAGCTTAGGGACCACTTACATCCTGGGGCCCTGccctctgccaggcttctccgagGGGTGGGACACTCCACTGGGGAGCTTCCTGGGCATGTTCTTTTCTCCTACAAACCTGAGAGCACAGAAGATGCATCTGGCCGTCTTCCTGCTCCTCCTTCTGGCTGGACGATTGGTCCTTTTTCAAGGTCAGCTGCATCCCAAGTACTATGGCCAGGGTCACGTCCACCACCCCCATCAGGCTCCCGGCACAGGTGAGGGCTTCTCCAGCCTCAAGATCACCCCAGGCATCACCACCTTTGCCCTCGGCTTCCACCATCTGATGGCTTCCCAAGCCCCCGGGGGCAGTAtcctcttctctcctctgagcatctctgcagACTAGCTATGCTGCCCCTGGAGGTCAGCTCGCACAGCAGGACTCAGATCCTGGAGGGTCTGGGCTTCAACCTCATGCATGTATCAGAGTTTGACAGCCACCAAGGCTTCCAGAACCTTCTGCACACTCTCTACCTCCCAGGCAACAGGCTGGAGATATGCATGTGCAACGCCTTGTTCCTGAGCAACTGCTTCTTCTGAGATTCCTCAAGGAGTCCGCAACCTTCTATGAGTCTAGACTCTTCTGCAGCAACTTCAAAGACTGTGAGCATGACCCAGCTAAACAACCACTACCTTAGGGAGGAAACTCGGGGGAGGATTGTGAATTTGGTCAGCAAGCTCAATGCCAGTACTACGATGATGCTGGTGAATAATGTGTACTTCAAAGGTCAGTGTGTTGGTGAATCCCACGTCTTCCCTTTCCCCCTAACTTATTGAAGGCTCACATGTCAAAGAGAAACTCCTCAAAACAGAAACTGTTGATGGATGGATTGAGTCTGCTATATTGAGCAGCCTTCAGGAAATTTAATGTTAGAGCATCAGATACTTAAGTTTGTGTAATATTAAGATTTCCATCCCTTCATACTTTTAGACaggttttcttatttatttttttaataacagcaATGTATGTGTGACAAACATCTTCTGAATTCATATCAAAGCTTTACCCCTTACCAAGAGTGCAAATCCATCAGGCTGTTTGCTTGAAGTGAGGATATGAGTCCCTGCTTCAAGTTTTGTTTCTAAGGATCAAATGATGTCACATATTTATATGTTCCTTAGAGGAGGGCCTGAAGCGATTGGCAAGCTTTAGGTCCCAGCCAAATCCAACAGACCACCTGtttgtgtaaataaagttttattggcacatagcCACACCCACTCATTTATGTATTATCTCTGACTGCCTTTGCAAGACAGAGATTAACTGTTGCTACTGAGACAGAATGACctgaaaagcataaaatatttactttctggccCATTGCAGAAGAAGGTTACAGATCTCTGAGCATTAGACATGCTCAATAAATAGAGCATTTGTAATTACTCTAATGACAACAATTTTGATtacctttaaaaatacataaaagtataaAAGCATAATACAAAGTATAAAAATGCATggaagtataaaagaaaaaatggaagttGTCCATAATCTTACCTTCCTGAGTGAACCAGCATTATTTAGCCTAATTCCTTCCACCCTTCTATTTACACACATATGTTGATAGGGTTGAAGTCACAGGTGGGGACAGCTTTGTACAGTGCGTATCACTTAGTGTGCCATCCAGGGAGCAGAGTCACCATAAGTGTTAAGAGAAAGAGGATTGTCATAGGAATTAGACCTGGTGTATTTGTGGGAGGGACTGGGGAAGTGAAGATCTGGAGGAAGAACTTGGAGGGACAGAGAAAAGTCACTGGAGCTGGTGGACAAGGTGGAGCTTCTCTGGAAGTCTGTATGCCAGCTGGGCGCATCCAACCACCAGATTGGTTCCACATGGCAGGGGGGCTTGGGAAGAGGCCCAGGCCGTGGTCTGGGGACACAGCTGGGCACCACGGAGGAGCTGGACATTGAACTTGGAGAAGAGCATGGGTGTCTGCAGCGTACACCTCCTCTGGTCTGTCCATCATCTCGTCTGCCTTCAGCAGACGATGGCTGCTTCACATCGGACTCCCAGTCTCACGCTGTGACCACCTTGAATCTACAGGAAACACATTCTGGGAAACAGTCCCAGACTAATAATTCAGCCAAACTGGTCATTGCTTGCATTTTACATGTAGAATCTTTACACaccattgaaaattaaaaaaaaaaaaaagagttctgcaATAACTATAAATTCACAGGAAGTTGCAGAGTTGTGCAGAGAGGTCCCATGTATCTTTCCCTCACATTCCCCTGGATAATGTCTTacatttgctgctgttgtttagtcgttcagctgtgtctgactctttgcgatctcatggactgtagcccaccaggctcctctgtccatggagtttcccaggcaagaatactggagtgggttggatttttaaccactggaccactagggacgtcccctaatagctttttaaaagattatttttggtGCCAGGTaacaagttgattttaaaatgtttacgaGAGAGCAAAGGGCCAAGAATAACTAAAAAGGGAGAACCTGCCTGCTGGGAAGCAAGGccggttatacatatatattaatttagACTGTGTGGTGTATGTAGACCAAGGGGACAGAATAGAAAGGCTGGAATAGAACCCAGAAGTGGCCCCTTGGATATACAAACATCTGATATTTGACAAAACCTGCATCATAGAATATTGAGAAaaaggatagattttttttttttaagtggtgtaGGGACAGTAccctcatggggaaaaaaaaatgattttgtacGCCCCCTCCTACTGATAATAAGCATTCATTCCAGGTGATGTAAAGTCCTAAATGCAAACGGTAAGAGCAAAGCTTGTAGATGATGGAGGGAAGTATCTTCAGGACCTGGAGGTGGGAAAATATCCCTAAGCAGGACACAGAGATctaaccataaaggaaaaaactgaTATGCTCACTGCATTAAAGTGGAGAACTTCAGTCACCAAAGCACaccattatgaaagtgaaaagacaagtcagaaggaagaaaacacatTGACAACATACAGAATCGATAGACAAGTAGTGttcagagaactgcaaatcacTAAGAAACAGCCCTATAGAAATATGGGTCAAAAATGTGACCTGGCACTGAGCTAAAATCAAAGAAACAACCCcctaccaaaaattaaaaaaatctgcatgcttgtgctaagtcgcttcagccgtgtctgactctgttcgaccctatggactgtagcccgccaggctcctttgtccatggggttctccaggcaagaatactggagtgggttgctatgccctccctatgggcatcttcctgatccagggatcaaacctgcatctcttatgtctacttgtattggcaggctggttctttaccactagcaccagcggTTGATCCATAAACACACAAAAGATTACTGAATCTTATTTTAAACTGAGAAAGGGCATGTCTTAACCATAATGAGCTAGCACTACACAAACATCGGGTTGACAAAATTAAATCCGACAATTTCAAGTAATTGGTGAAGACATGAAAAGATCTTGCAGGTATCCTCTTAGGTCTCTTACTTTAGAATCTTTCTGAGCCCCCAGATCCATGCCCCAGGCAGGTTGGGTGTTGAACGGATGGGATGGTAAGGTAAGGGTCTGGAGTGATGGTTGGGGGAATGTGTTTCTTGGATGGAGGATGGGCTTGTTGGTCCACAGATGACTGGTAccctcttcccttcttccctccaactctgtgggagaaaCCATTCATCCCTTCCTTGACCACTCCCCATGACCTCTATATTGGATGAGGACACCACCGTCAAGGTGTCTATGAAGCTTCAGGATACCCAGCTCCACTGGTATCTTCACAACAGGTAACTTGCTTCTGCTTGGTGTTGTGGATGGATTACCAAGGAAACATAACAACCCTCTTTACCCTTCCTAACCGAGGGAAGATGGAGCAGGTGGAAGAGGTTCTGACTCCGAAGATGCTAACAAGATGGAGCAACTTGCCCTGGAAGAGGTAATCCATCAGGGCATGGTGCAGGCTGAGTCTTCACTGTGAACCCTTCCAACGAAAGCCAGTGCTCCAAATTTGCAGGGGGAATCACCAAATTATGGAAGAAGTCTTATCTTCACCAAGACTTTCCATGGGTTTCCTTAAATAAGAATTGCCAATATTGTATCTAAATTTTGCCCTTATCAGTGAAAAGAGAACCAGACTAGGAGTTAGGAATCCTGGGTTTAGATGTAGCCCTTGtactacctattccagtattcttgcctgggaaatcccatggatggaggagcttggtgggttacagtccatggggtcgcataagagttggacatgactaaataacaacaacttgTACTGCACAAGTCTGGGGTGAAGAGACACCTGCTCTCTGAGGGTCCACCTTGTGCAGTGAATGAGTAGATTTCTGGTCAAGATGCTGACCATTCTGCTATAGAGACATATAGGAaaaccccacccacccaccccaggaaGTAGCAAGGAAGCTTTCACATCACCCTGAGGATATGAGGGGGAAAAGTATTCAGATACACATGAGAAAAGGACCTCAGGTCATGGCCATATGGGGTCACACACAACTCATGTGGTAGAGGAATTCTATCCAAAGAATCACTGGTTCCAAACAGGTGAAAACCATGGGGTTCcatcagttcagccgctcagtcatgtctgattctttgtgaccccaaggactgcagcacgccaggcttccctgtccatcac contains the following coding sequences:
- the SERPINA4 gene encoding LOW QUALITY PROTEIN: kallistatin (The sequence of the model RefSeq protein was modified relative to this genomic sequence to represent the inferred CDS: inserted 4 bases in 3 codons; deleted 3 bases in 2 codons; substituted 2 bases at 2 genomic stop codons), whose translation is MHLAVFLLLLLAGRLVLFQGQLHPKYYGQGHVHHPHQAPGTGEGFSSLKITPGITTFALGFHHLMASQAPGGSILFSPLSISAXLAMLPLEVSSHSRTQILEGLGFNLMHVSEFDSHQGFQNLLHTLYLPGNRLEICMCNALFLSNXLLLRFLKESATFYESRLFCSNFXKTVSMTQLNNHYLREETRGRIVNLVSKLNASTTMMLVNNVYFKALWEKPFIPSLTTPHDLYIDEDTTVKVSMKLQDTQLHWYLHNRXLACLVLWMDYQGNITTLFTLPNRGKMEQVEEVLTPKMLTRWSNLPWKSYFYRKLKLYLPKFSISGSYNLDXILPKLGITDLFFQQVDLSGITEQLNLRVSKSFRKAILEVGEVGTQAAVVTGSSVTFWPWDNRQALWLNRLFLVVIFSANAQSILFLGKVVNPTKP